The following proteins come from a genomic window of Pyxidicoccus sp. MSG2:
- a CDS encoding AraC family transcriptional regulator: MVDKQLWAPVDPLGEALHFLRMTGSFYCQSELTAPWGLALPPMPGCMWFHVVTSGACSLEVEGTAPVGLRPGDLALVTHGEGHRLWTGPRVPTPLAHELPQQQVSERYSVLRHGGGGAPSTLVCGAVRFDHPAAHAVVRLLPRVIHLDAASSPHVDWMESTLRLMAAEAKALRPGVEAVITRLADILIVQAIRSWIQQDPAARKGWLGALQDPQLGRVLMLIHRDPARAWTLASLAKEVAMSRSAFAARFTELVGEPAMHYVARWRMHVAVTWLREDTAGLGELASRLGYQSEAAFSRAFKRFIGVSPGAVRRNPEAATRPTARASA, encoded by the coding sequence ATGGTGGACAAGCAGCTCTGGGCCCCCGTGGACCCGCTCGGCGAGGCGCTGCACTTCCTGCGCATGACGGGCAGCTTCTACTGCCAGTCGGAGCTCACCGCGCCCTGGGGACTCGCGCTGCCGCCCATGCCCGGGTGCATGTGGTTCCACGTCGTCACGTCCGGCGCGTGCTCGCTCGAAGTCGAAGGCACCGCGCCCGTCGGGCTGCGGCCGGGGGACCTCGCGCTCGTGACGCACGGCGAGGGCCATCGCCTCTGGACCGGGCCCCGCGTCCCCACGCCGCTGGCCCATGAGCTTCCGCAGCAGCAGGTCAGCGAGCGCTATTCCGTCCTCCGGCATGGTGGCGGCGGCGCGCCGAGCACGCTCGTCTGTGGCGCCGTCCGGTTCGACCATCCCGCGGCCCACGCGGTGGTCAGGCTCCTGCCTCGGGTGATTCACCTGGACGCCGCGAGCTCGCCCCACGTGGACTGGATGGAGAGCACGCTGCGGCTGATGGCGGCCGAGGCGAAGGCGTTGCGCCCGGGCGTGGAGGCCGTCATCACCCGGCTCGCGGACATCCTCATCGTCCAGGCCATCCGCTCGTGGATTCAGCAGGACCCCGCCGCGCGGAAGGGGTGGCTCGGAGCGCTCCAGGACCCGCAGCTCGGCCGGGTCCTCATGCTCATCCACCGGGACCCGGCGCGCGCGTGGACGCTGGCCTCGCTCGCGAAGGAGGTGGCGATGTCACGCTCGGCCTTCGCGGCGCGCTTCACCGAGCTCGTCGGTGAGCCCGCGATGCACTACGTCGCGCGCTGGCGGATGCACGTGGCGGTGACGTGGTTGAGGGAGGACACGGCCGGGCTCGGTGAGCTCGCGAGCCGCCTCGGCTACCAGTCCGAGGCGGCGTTCAGCCGTGCGTTCAAGCGCTTCATCGGCGTGTCTCCGGGCGCGGTGAGACGCAACCCCGAGGCCGCCACCCGGCCCACGGCCCGGGCATCTGCATGA
- a CDS encoding putative metal-binding motif-containing protein, whose translation MKLIVSFNFKAGCIAVQARDKDVPEREFSMQLDSTDPKLADRELVISIFRQDDWGRNLEIITAAHEESCDGAKVVSDTKTVPLDTAGVREVKVALNATDGDGDGYVPTAMGGTDCDDDNANVAMRTFYRDGDGDGYGGADMVRGCTAPSSQYVARGGDCNDTSTEQAPGRSEVCDGLDNDCAGGVDDRLPQLSFYKDGDGDGVGAGPVMTGCAIPANHVASGNDCDDTDIQIKPGLTETCDDKDNDCAGGVDNGLPVATYFRDADGDTFGKDSDSLQKCRMPTGYVTNNTDCDDTAFAVNPNATEVCNDVDDNCRSGTDEGFNKSWYRDVDGDGFGRQDVQVTSCTQPAGHVAPTANFDCDDGNIAVKPGAPELCNEVDDNCVDGVDEAFTTGMTRKGAACGVSPCTGIYVCNAAKDNTTCNAPTPINYYPDSDGDGDGASAAAASVFCSDQPAPPNASTSKTDCDDADKYNRGNSTEVCDQRNNNCDPGGLVDEGNVCMGAGWNALTGTTIDGRNWNTVAINKDSATGYPVWIAGANGALARRASAGDPFTSFDATCGTPNWNSAWVSSDGSVFLVGSGGQVAQHNGTNCAQMHTLTSGSNATGIIGFEGATPLRYVVDETGHLYSWTSNTAPVEVDDNAGFYRDVHGFDSSQVFIAGQNPGSGSSSGPLMETFTGGADTSTMTVPGSNNSSFRSVWMVSPGLAYAVGDNSNIVRLQGTTWSALTPPASANYTSVCAPDRSSVYVTDAAGAIRRYREAPTNTWTPLYTPGSALPLKDIALVSPTSIWAVGPNGRVLHFPELP comes from the coding sequence GTGAAGTTGATCGTCTCCTTCAACTTCAAGGCTGGCTGTATCGCCGTGCAGGCCCGCGACAAGGACGTGCCGGAACGTGAGTTCAGCATGCAGCTGGACTCAACGGACCCAAAGCTTGCGGACCGGGAGCTGGTCATCAGCATCTTCCGGCAGGACGACTGGGGCCGGAATCTGGAAATCATCACCGCCGCGCACGAGGAGTCGTGCGACGGGGCCAAGGTGGTGAGCGACACGAAGACGGTGCCGCTGGACACGGCTGGCGTGAGAGAGGTGAAGGTCGCGCTGAACGCCACGGATGGCGACGGTGACGGGTACGTGCCCACGGCGATGGGCGGCACGGACTGCGATGATGATAACGCCAACGTCGCGATGCGCACCTTCTACCGGGACGGTGATGGGGATGGCTACGGCGGCGCCGACATGGTCCGGGGCTGCACGGCGCCTTCGTCCCAGTACGTAGCCCGGGGCGGCGACTGCAACGACACGAGCACCGAGCAGGCGCCAGGCAGGTCCGAGGTGTGCGACGGCCTGGACAACGACTGTGCGGGTGGCGTCGACGACCGTCTGCCCCAGCTAAGCTTCTACAAGGACGGGGACGGGGACGGCGTCGGGGCGGGCCCGGTGATGACGGGCTGTGCCATTCCAGCCAATCACGTGGCGTCCGGTAACGACTGCGATGACACCGACATCCAGATCAAGCCTGGGTTGACGGAGACGTGCGACGACAAGGACAACGACTGTGCTGGCGGCGTCGACAATGGCCTGCCGGTGGCTACGTATTTCCGGGATGCGGATGGCGATACCTTCGGCAAGGACTCGGACTCGCTGCAGAAGTGCAGGATGCCCACGGGATACGTGACCAACAACACCGACTGCGATGACACCGCGTTTGCGGTGAATCCCAACGCGACGGAGGTGTGCAACGACGTCGACGACAACTGCCGCAGCGGCACGGACGAGGGCTTCAACAAGTCGTGGTACCGGGACGTGGACGGGGACGGCTTCGGGCGTCAGGACGTCCAGGTAACGAGCTGCACGCAGCCCGCGGGCCATGTGGCGCCGACCGCCAACTTCGACTGCGATGATGGCAACATCGCGGTGAAGCCCGGGGCCCCGGAGCTGTGCAACGAGGTCGACGACAACTGCGTGGACGGTGTGGATGAGGCCTTCACCACGGGAATGACCCGGAAGGGCGCCGCCTGCGGCGTAAGCCCGTGCACGGGTATCTATGTGTGCAATGCGGCGAAGGACAACACCACCTGCAACGCACCCACGCCTATCAACTACTACCCCGATTCGGACGGGGACGGGGACGGAGCCAGCGCCGCCGCTGCTTCAGTTTTCTGCTCCGACCAGCCCGCGCCACCCAACGCATCGACCTCGAAAACGGACTGCGACGACGCGGACAAGTACAACAGGGGCAACAGCACCGAGGTCTGCGACCAGCGTAACAACAACTGCGACCCCGGGGGATTGGTAGACGAGGGCAACGTCTGCATGGGCGCTGGCTGGAATGCGCTGACGGGCACGACGATTGACGGCCGCAACTGGAACACGGTGGCCATCAACAAGGACAGCGCCACCGGCTACCCCGTGTGGATTGCTGGAGCCAACGGTGCACTGGCTCGCCGCGCCAGCGCGGGCGACCCGTTTACGAGCTTCGATGCGACGTGTGGCACCCCCAATTGGAACTCAGCCTGGGTGAGCAGTGATGGAAGTGTGTTCCTGGTGGGCAGTGGGGGGCAGGTGGCCCAGCACAACGGAACCAACTGCGCCCAGATGCACACGCTGACGAGTGGCAGCAACGCCACGGGCATCATCGGCTTCGAAGGAGCGACGCCGTTGCGCTACGTGGTGGATGAAACGGGGCACTTGTATTCCTGGACGTCGAACACTGCTCCAGTGGAAGTGGACGACAACGCTGGCTTCTACAGAGACGTCCATGGGTTCGACAGCTCACAGGTGTTCATCGCGGGCCAGAACCCGGGATCGGGTTCCAGCAGCGGTCCTCTCATGGAGACCTTTACCGGCGGGGCGGACACCAGCACCATGACAGTGCCGGGGTCGAACAATTCCAGCTTCCGGAGCGTCTGGATGGTGTCGCCTGGGCTCGCGTACGCGGTGGGAGACAACTCGAATATCGTGAGATTGCAAGGCACGACTTGGTCGGCCCTGACGCCTCCGGCGTCCGCCAACTATACGAGTGTCTGCGCGCCGGACCGCTCATCGGTCTACGTCACGGATGCCGCAGGCGCCATTCGTCGCTACAGAGAGGCCCCAACGAACACGTGGACGCCGCTGTACACCCCCGGGTCCGCGCTCCCGCTCAAGGACATCGCGCTGGTCTCCCCGACCAGCATCTGGGCCGTGGGTCCGAACGGGCGCGTCCTCCACTTCCCGGAACTGCCGTAG
- a CDS encoding DEAD/DEAH box helicase, whose amino-acid sequence MSVTAELLEAVREEARPDTWSAGMGLARAGAVSVQSVGEEEAVLRVRIAGRPAPLTTVLYPEDDIWECDCRGKVDPCEHVVAAAIVLHHSTTQRAPVQRAPARPTPANRLAPSRPPVAQAAAPRTGAAPKPERMVYRFKRMDGGLQLERLLVRPDNTARLLARSLASVVANPVEAARIQVEPWDVLADKLLLKPTKGALPPERLDALLRVLEPARTIIFDGTLVSVSSEPLLPRVTVEDRGEQTVLKVEKDPRVTDVVSPGVALCGDILCKLGEQALTGARLEKLPQERAFSPEQMGDLTGKVLPDFARRMPVDVKSQRLPPIDRTLKPRISLELNQLDSGLSVLPTLVYGSPPSVRIDNGRMVYVNGAVPVRDEAAEQKLIHGLRDELNMVPGRRVTVQGREAVQLADRLRRWRGGLTGDAARVVSPNVKLRPTLSVDTGATEAGVPRVGFSFDFQVEGAESGAPKTVDAGAVMRAWEEGLGLVPLEGGGWAPLPGAWLKQHGQRVADLLAARGSDGRLANHAIPQLTGLCEALEHPSPPGLERLAPLAQGFEKLPDVQLPKDLTATLRPYQLQGVSWLTFLRQAGLGGVLADDMGLGKTLQTICTLGPGTLVVAPTSVLPNWEAEVKRFRPSLKVSVYHGPGRALDEAADVTLTTYALLRLDAEVLGAKTWDTVVLDEAQAIKNPDSQVARAAYALQAQFRVALSGTPIENRLEELWSLMHFTNQGLLGGRKQFDERWARPVGDNQKGAAEQLRGRIRPFVLRRLKRDVAPELPPRTESVRHVTLNERERAVYDAVYAATREEVVSQLEAGGNVLKALEALLRLRQAACHPALVPGQQAKSSSKVEALLEALGTAVEEGHKALVFSQWTSMLDLIEPALREAGIGFIRLDGSTSNRGAVAASFQDPKGPPVMLISLKAGATGLNLTAADHVFLVDPWWNPSVEAQAADRAHRIGQQRPVMVYRLVSRGTVEEKILTLQEKKRALFESALGGADGAAAITRADLMQLLD is encoded by the coding sequence ATGTCTGTGACCGCGGAGCTGCTCGAAGCCGTCCGGGAGGAAGCGCGTCCGGACACCTGGTCCGCTGGCATGGGGCTCGCTCGCGCGGGCGCCGTCTCGGTGCAGTCCGTCGGAGAAGAAGAGGCCGTGCTGCGCGTGCGCATCGCCGGCCGGCCGGCGCCCCTGACCACCGTCCTCTACCCGGAGGATGACATCTGGGAGTGCGACTGTCGTGGCAAGGTGGACCCCTGCGAGCACGTCGTCGCCGCGGCCATCGTCCTCCACCACTCGACGACCCAGCGCGCGCCCGTGCAGCGCGCCCCGGCGCGGCCCACCCCCGCGAACCGGCTCGCGCCCTCGCGGCCTCCGGTGGCACAGGCGGCGGCCCCGCGCACCGGTGCGGCGCCGAAGCCGGAGCGCATGGTGTACCGCTTCAAGCGGATGGACGGAGGGCTCCAGCTCGAGCGGCTGCTGGTGCGTCCGGACAACACCGCGCGGCTGCTCGCGCGCAGCCTGGCCTCGGTGGTGGCGAACCCGGTGGAGGCGGCGCGAATCCAGGTGGAGCCGTGGGATGTGCTCGCGGACAAGCTGCTGCTGAAGCCGACGAAGGGCGCGCTGCCGCCCGAGCGGCTCGACGCGCTCCTGCGCGTGCTGGAGCCCGCGCGCACCATCATCTTCGACGGCACGCTGGTGTCCGTCTCCAGCGAGCCGCTGCTCCCGCGTGTCACCGTGGAGGACCGCGGCGAGCAGACGGTGCTCAAGGTGGAGAAGGACCCGCGCGTCACCGACGTGGTCAGCCCCGGCGTGGCGCTGTGCGGGGACATCCTCTGCAAGCTGGGGGAGCAGGCCCTCACCGGCGCACGGCTGGAGAAGCTGCCCCAGGAGCGCGCCTTCTCGCCCGAGCAGATGGGGGACCTCACCGGGAAGGTGCTGCCGGATTTCGCGCGCCGCATGCCGGTGGATGTGAAGAGCCAGCGGTTGCCGCCCATCGACCGCACGCTGAAGCCGCGCATCTCCCTGGAGCTGAACCAGCTCGACTCCGGCCTCTCGGTGCTGCCCACGCTGGTGTACGGCTCGCCGCCGTCGGTGCGCATCGACAACGGGCGCATGGTGTACGTGAATGGCGCGGTGCCCGTGCGCGACGAGGCCGCCGAGCAGAAGCTCATCCACGGTCTGCGCGACGAGCTGAACATGGTGCCCGGCCGCCGCGTGACGGTGCAGGGCAGGGAAGCGGTGCAGCTCGCGGACCGGCTGCGGCGTTGGCGCGGCGGCCTCACCGGAGACGCGGCGCGCGTGGTGAGCCCCAACGTGAAGCTGCGCCCCACGCTGTCGGTGGACACGGGCGCCACCGAGGCCGGCGTGCCGCGCGTGGGCTTCTCGTTCGACTTCCAGGTGGAGGGCGCGGAGTCGGGCGCGCCGAAGACGGTGGATGCGGGCGCGGTGATGCGCGCGTGGGAGGAGGGCCTGGGGCTGGTGCCGCTGGAGGGCGGCGGCTGGGCACCGTTGCCCGGCGCGTGGCTGAAGCAGCACGGGCAGCGCGTGGCGGACCTGCTGGCCGCGCGCGGCTCGGACGGGCGGCTCGCCAACCACGCCATCCCCCAGCTCACCGGCCTGTGCGAGGCGCTGGAGCACCCGTCTCCGCCCGGGCTGGAGCGGCTGGCGCCCCTGGCCCAGGGCTTCGAGAAGCTGCCCGACGTGCAGCTCCCGAAGGACCTCACCGCCACGCTGCGCCCCTACCAGCTCCAGGGCGTCAGCTGGCTCACCTTCCTGAGGCAGGCGGGCCTGGGCGGCGTGCTCGCGGACGACATGGGCCTGGGCAAGACGCTGCAGACCATCTGCACGCTGGGCCCGGGCACGCTGGTGGTGGCCCCCACCAGCGTGCTTCCCAACTGGGAGGCGGAGGTGAAGCGCTTCCGTCCCTCGCTGAAGGTCTCCGTCTACCACGGCCCCGGCCGCGCCCTGGACGAGGCCGCCGACGTGACGCTCACCACCTACGCGCTGCTGCGCCTGGACGCGGAAGTGCTCGGGGCGAAGACGTGGGACACCGTGGTGCTGGACGAGGCCCAGGCCATCAAGAACCCGGACAGCCAGGTGGCGCGCGCCGCGTACGCCCTGCAGGCGCAGTTCCGGGTCGCCCTGAGCGGCACGCCCATCGAGAACCGGCTCGAGGAGTTGTGGAGCCTGATGCACTTCACCAACCAGGGGCTGCTCGGCGGGCGCAAGCAGTTCGACGAGCGGTGGGCCCGCCCCGTGGGGGACAACCAGAAGGGCGCCGCCGAGCAGCTCCGGGGGCGCATCCGGCCCTTCGTGTTGCGCAGGCTCAAGCGGGACGTGGCCCCCGAGCTGCCGCCGCGCACCGAGTCCGTGCGCCACGTCACCCTCAACGAGCGCGAGCGCGCCGTCTATGACGCCGTGTACGCCGCCACGCGCGAGGAGGTGGTGTCGCAACTGGAGGCGGGCGGCAACGTGCTCAAGGCGCTGGAGGCGCTGCTGCGACTGCGGCAGGCGGCCTGCCACCCGGCGCTGGTGCCGGGCCAGCAGGCGAAGTCGTCCTCCAAGGTGGAGGCGCTGCTGGAGGCGCTCGGCACGGCGGTGGAGGAGGGCCACAAGGCGCTCGTCTTCTCGCAGTGGACGTCCATGCTGGACCTCATCGAGCCGGCCCTGCGCGAGGCGGGCATCGGCTTCATCCGGCTGGACGGGAGCACGTCCAACCGGGGCGCCGTGGCCGCTTCGTTCCAGGACCCGAAGGGCCCGCCGGTGATGCTCATCTCCCTCAAGGCGGGCGCCACGGGGCTCAACCTCACGGCGGCCGACCACGTCTTCCTCGTGGACCCGTGGTGGAATCCTTCCGTGGAAGCGCAGGCGGCCGACCGGGCGCACCGTATCGGCCAGCAGCGGCCGGTGATGGTGTACCGCCTGGTGTCCCGGGGCACGGTGGAGGAGAAGATCCTCACCCTCCAGGAAAAGAAGCGAGCGCTCTTCGAGTCCGCCCTCGGTGGCGCCGACGGGGCCGCGGCCATCACCCGGGCGGACCTCATGCAGCTGCTCGACTGA
- a CDS encoding DUF1772 domain-containing protein codes for MPTGVLLTLTWLSALGSGVVAGVFFAFSSFVMRALARLPPAQGILAMQSINVVAVTPAFMAVLFGTALAALAVAVSALFSWERPGALYLLLGGALYVIGVVAVTAVFNVPRNNALAAVDPAQADAARLWTLYVSGWTAWNHVRTVAGLGATVSFILALRARSSG; via the coding sequence ATGCCCACAGGTGTCCTCCTCACATTGACCTGGCTGTCGGCGCTCGGCTCGGGCGTGGTGGCCGGGGTCTTCTTCGCGTTCTCCTCGTTCGTGATGAGGGCCCTCGCCCGCCTGCCACCCGCGCAGGGCATCCTCGCGATGCAGTCCATCAACGTCGTGGCGGTGACTCCGGCCTTCATGGCCGTGTTGTTCGGAACGGCGTTGGCCGCGCTGGCGGTCGCGGTCTCCGCGTTGTTCTCATGGGAAAGGCCCGGCGCGCTGTACCTGCTGCTGGGAGGCGCGCTGTATGTGATTGGCGTCGTCGCGGTGACGGCGGTGTTCAACGTTCCCAGGAACAATGCGCTCGCGGCCGTGGACCCGGCCCAGGCGGACGCCGCCCGCCTGTGGACGCTCTACGTGTCGGGCTGGACGGCCTGGAACCACGTGCGAACCGTTGCGGGGCTCGGAGCCACGGTGTCATTCATCCTCGCGCTCCGGGCCCGAAGCTCAGGGTGA
- a CDS encoding NAD(P)-dependent oxidoreductase: MKVLVVGATGGSGRAAIEVLLSEGHDVTAFARRPEALGVSSPRLAVVTGDATSPADVERAVQGQDAVIVTLGIRENPLTVRMRGSARTPMDVRSVGTRNVISAMRNHGVRKLVVQTTYGVGETRGRLSLKWKLLFSLLLKPQIADTELQEREVRESGLDWVLAQPVGLTDGAEAAAPFASPAGEARGMSVSRRSVGRFLVEAAQSAKYIGRSVALSAA; this comes from the coding sequence ATGAAAGTCCTGGTGGTGGGTGCAACGGGAGGTTCCGGACGCGCGGCAATCGAAGTGCTGCTGTCCGAGGGGCATGACGTGACGGCCTTCGCCCGGCGGCCGGAAGCGCTCGGCGTCTCGTCGCCGCGGTTGGCCGTCGTCACGGGGGATGCGACGAGCCCCGCCGACGTCGAGCGCGCGGTGCAGGGACAGGACGCGGTGATTGTCACGCTCGGCATCCGCGAGAATCCGTTGACGGTCCGGATGCGCGGCAGCGCGCGGACGCCGATGGACGTGCGCTCGGTCGGAACGCGAAACGTCATCTCCGCCATGCGAAACCACGGCGTCCGCAAGCTGGTGGTGCAGACCACGTACGGGGTGGGGGAGACGCGGGGCCGGCTGTCGCTCAAGTGGAAGCTGCTGTTCTCGCTGCTCCTGAAGCCGCAGATTGCCGACACCGAGCTGCAGGAGCGCGAGGTGCGCGAGAGCGGGCTCGACTGGGTGCTCGCGCAGCCCGTGGGTCTGACGGATGGGGCCGAAGCGGCTGCCCCCTTCGCCTCCCCGGCGGGAGAGGCCCGGGGGATGAGTGTCTCGCGGAGGAGCGTCGGCCGTTTCCTCGTCGAGGCGGCGCAGAGCGCGAAGTACATTGGCAGGTCGGTGGCCCTTTCGGCCGCGTGA
- a CDS encoding GNAT family N-acetyltransferase, producing the protein MQTHYFDTYPELTTERLRLRKPRLEDAGPLSRIYGHPETSRYIGFSATEGIEKTQQKLARDLETASRGEGFRWLLCERGDDTPIGSAGIFHWSQADRHAEVGYVLRFDQWGRGVMKEVMPTLLRFGFEEMRLHRIEARVDPRNAASLRVLTRSGFQREGLLRESLVEGAGFSDSVILSLLEGEWRATG; encoded by the coding sequence ATGCAGACCCACTACTTCGACACCTACCCGGAGCTCACCACCGAGCGGCTGCGACTGCGCAAGCCCCGGCTGGAGGATGCAGGTCCGCTCTCCCGCATCTACGGCCATCCGGAGACGTCGCGGTACATCGGGTTCTCGGCGACCGAAGGCATCGAGAAGACGCAGCAGAAGCTCGCGCGCGACCTCGAGACCGCGTCCCGTGGCGAAGGCTTCCGCTGGTTGCTGTGCGAGCGCGGCGACGACACCCCCATCGGCTCCGCGGGGATCTTCCACTGGAGCCAGGCGGACCGGCACGCCGAGGTGGGCTACGTGCTCCGCTTCGACCAGTGGGGCCGGGGGGTGATGAAGGAGGTGATGCCCACCCTCTTGCGCTTCGGCTTCGAGGAGATGCGGCTCCACCGCATCGAGGCCCGGGTGGACCCGCGCAACGCCGCCTCGCTGCGAGTGCTCACCCGCTCCGGCTTCCAGCGCGAAGGTCTGCTGCGCGAGAGCCTCGTCGAGGGGGCGGGCTTCAGCGACAGCGTCATCCTCTCGCTGCTCGAAGGAGAGTGGCGAGCAACGGGCTGA
- a CDS encoding MarR family winged helix-turn-helix transcriptional regulator, which yields MARSGDGEQERLEAQAWRLLFDFFMRTRPRRDRLLSRLGLTPNDARGLGGLDATVGRTMRSLAEAWDCDASNATFIVDRLETRGLVERRPNPEDRRVRSVVLTTKGVRLKRQLLEGLYAPPEELSQLKPAELEMLSTLLSRLLAQGAEKS from the coding sequence ATGGCACGCTCGGGGGATGGAGAGCAGGAGAGGCTGGAGGCACAGGCCTGGCGCCTGCTCTTCGACTTCTTCATGCGCACGCGGCCGCGGCGAGACCGCCTCCTGAGCCGGCTCGGGCTCACTCCCAACGATGCACGCGGGCTGGGCGGGCTGGATGCGACCGTGGGGCGCACGATGCGCTCGCTCGCGGAGGCCTGGGACTGCGATGCCTCCAACGCCACCTTCATCGTGGACCGGCTCGAGACGCGCGGACTGGTGGAGCGCCGGCCGAACCCGGAGGACCGCAGGGTCCGCTCCGTCGTGCTCACCACGAAGGGCGTGCGCCTGAAGCGTCAATTGCTGGAAGGGCTGTACGCCCCTCCGGAGGAGCTCTCCCAGCTGAAGCCCGCGGAGCTGGAGATGTTGTCCACCCTGCTCTCGCGGCTGCTCGCCCAGGGTGCTGAGAAGTCCTGA
- a CDS encoding YciI family protein, which yields MAFALMILEPRGQRQERTQEEAHHAMDRMVRFSGDLQSRGILRAGESLRADDSAVRIGVRGGKRIVNDGPFAEAKEMIGGIFLLDCKTREEALAIAHECPAAEWATVEVRELGPCFADAKR from the coding sequence ATGGCGTTCGCGTTGATGATCCTGGAGCCCCGGGGACAGAGGCAGGAGAGGACGCAGGAGGAGGCACATCACGCCATGGACCGGATGGTCCGCTTCAGCGGTGACCTGCAATCCCGCGGCATCCTCAGGGCGGGTGAGTCGCTCCGCGCGGACGACTCCGCGGTGCGCATCGGCGTGCGCGGCGGCAAGCGCATCGTGAACGATGGCCCGTTCGCCGAGGCCAAGGAGATGATTGGCGGCATCTTCCTGCTCGACTGCAAGACGCGGGAGGAGGCGCTCGCGATTGCCCACGAGTGCCCCGCGGCCGAGTGGGCCACCGTCGAGGTGCGCGAATTGGGCCCCTGCTTCGCGGACGCCAAGCGCTAG
- a CDS encoding DUF4082 domain-containing protein, translated as MRLRQSLASVLAVLFLAVLPRCAPPDAAGEAPPLAESAQPLTAGGGLRFMTYNIKHGELSSLDSIANVIKGQSPDLVVLQEVDVLTNRSGKVDQATRLGQLTGLNSAFVPSLLSYDGGQYGLAVLSRYPIRSSQRIPLRSAAEQRVLGLVEVELDATHVVPVAVTHFGTTGATERLNQADDVKAALAGRPWALLGGDLNASPSESGITSLKTLLSDAWTRGGSGNGYTHDAGFPTRRIDYVMLGSAWTSPVTAAVVGATSQSDHRPVVATLILPWSQTLFGDRAPANAVEEADTRAVEVGVRFRSNVPGTLQALRFYRGTGNASGYVARLWTGTGTLLAQVSVSDGPIPGWQEAVLPTPVPISANTLYVASYHTSNGLFARDPSGLASAVTSGNLTAPASASVGGNGVYVYGAGGFPASSYKDTNYWVDVRFAPSP; from the coding sequence ATGCGCCTCCGGCAATCCCTTGCGTCCGTCCTGGCCGTCCTGTTCCTCGCCGTCCTGCCCCGGTGCGCGCCCCCGGATGCCGCGGGCGAGGCGCCCCCACTCGCCGAGTCCGCGCAGCCGCTGACCGCGGGCGGCGGGCTGCGGTTCATGACGTACAACATCAAGCACGGAGAGCTGAGCAGCCTCGACAGCATCGCCAACGTCATCAAGGGCCAGTCACCGGACCTCGTCGTGCTCCAGGAAGTGGACGTCCTCACCAACCGCTCGGGCAAGGTGGACCAGGCCACGCGGCTGGGGCAGCTCACGGGGTTGAATTCCGCCTTCGTCCCGTCGCTGCTCAGCTACGACGGCGGGCAGTACGGCCTCGCGGTGCTGTCGCGCTACCCCATCCGTTCCTCGCAGCGCATCCCCCTGCGCTCCGCCGCCGAGCAGCGCGTGCTCGGGCTGGTGGAGGTGGAATTGGACGCGACGCACGTGGTGCCCGTGGCCGTCACCCACTTCGGAACCACGGGCGCCACGGAGCGGCTCAACCAGGCCGACGACGTCAAGGCGGCCCTGGCGGGAAGGCCGTGGGCGCTGCTCGGCGGCGACCTCAACGCCTCCCCTTCCGAGTCCGGCATCACCAGCCTGAAGACGCTGCTCTCCGACGCCTGGACGCGCGGTGGCTCGGGCAACGGCTATACCCATGACGCGGGCTTCCCCACCCGCCGCATCGACTACGTGATGCTCGGCTCCGCGTGGACGTCGCCCGTGACGGCGGCCGTGGTGGGCGCGACGTCGCAGTCGGACCACCGGCCCGTGGTGGCCACGCTCATCCTTCCCTGGAGCCAGACGCTCTTCGGCGACCGCGCGCCCGCCAACGCCGTGGAGGAGGCGGACACCCGCGCCGTCGAGGTGGGCGTGCGCTTCCGCAGCAACGTCCCCGGCACCCTCCAGGCGCTGCGCTTCTACCGGGGCACGGGCAACGCGAGCGGCTACGTCGCCCGCCTCTGGACCGGCACGGGCACCCTGCTGGCCCAGGTCTCCGTGAGCGACGGCCCCATTCCCGGGTGGCAGGAGGCCGTCCTGCCCACGCCCGTCCCCATCAGCGCGAACACGCTCTACGTGGCCTCGTACCACACGTCGAATGGCCTCTTCGCCAGAGACCCTTCGGGACTCGCGAGCGCCGTCACCAGCGGCAACCTGACGGCCCCCGCCAGCGCGAGCGTGGGCGGCAACGGCGTCTATGTCTACGGCGCGGGCGGCTTCCCCGCGAGCAGCTACAAGGACACCAACTACTGGGTGGACGTCCGCTTCGCGCCGTCACCCTGA
- a CDS encoding DoxX family protein, translating to MTTDTTLSADAVATHTSKSFARHLPTVGRVLLGILLFVPGLNGFLNFLPPPPTALPEFAEALIKTGYMFPLIKGTEVLVGVLLLTNRFVPLALALAAPVVVNIVAFHAFLAPEGMVIPIVLLALNLSLAWSYRKLYRPMLALRAKPG from the coding sequence ATGACGACGGACACGACGCTCAGCGCGGATGCAGTGGCAACCCACACCTCGAAGTCCTTCGCCCGGCACCTGCCGACGGTGGGGAGGGTGCTGCTCGGCATCCTCCTCTTCGTCCCCGGGCTGAACGGCTTCCTGAACTTCCTGCCGCCGCCCCCGACGGCCCTTCCCGAGTTCGCCGAGGCGCTCATCAAGACGGGCTACATGTTCCCGCTCATCAAGGGCACCGAGGTCCTCGTGGGCGTGCTGCTGCTGACCAACCGCTTCGTGCCGCTCGCGCTGGCCCTGGCCGCGCCGGTGGTCGTCAACATCGTCGCCTTCCACGCCTTCCTGGCGCCGGAGGGGATGGTCATCCCCATCGTCCTCCTGGCGCTGAACCTCTCCCTGGCGTGGTCGTACCGGAAGCTCTACCGCCCCATGCTCGCCCTGCGCGCGAAGCCCGGGTAG